A region of Burkholderiales bacterium JOSHI_001 DNA encodes the following proteins:
- a CDS encoding transcriptional regulator of sugar metabolism (PFAM: Bacterial regulatory proteins, deoR family; DeoR-like helix-turn-helix domain), producing the protein MAATPLTPNPRQADLLQAVREQGAMSVEALAERFGVTLQTVRRDVKLLTDAGLLARFHGGARPAASTTENIGYRQRQGLNQAAKQRIARAVARDVPAGCSLILNIGTTTEAIAHELLQHRGLRVITNNLNVAAILSDNPDCEVIVAGGVVRARDRGIVGEATVDFIRQFRVDIALIGISSIEDDGSLRDFDFREVKVAQAIIEHARQVWLAADHSKWNRAAMVELGRLEQVDRLYTDTTPPAEFATLLAEADVQCVLA; encoded by the coding sequence ATGGCTGCCACCCCGCTGACCCCCAACCCGCGCCAGGCCGACCTGCTGCAGGCCGTGCGCGAGCAAGGCGCGATGAGCGTGGAAGCACTGGCCGAGCGCTTCGGCGTCACCTTGCAGACCGTGCGCCGCGACGTGAAGCTGCTGACCGACGCTGGCCTGCTGGCGCGCTTCCATGGCGGCGCGCGGCCGGCCGCCAGCACCACCGAAAACATCGGCTACCGCCAGCGCCAGGGCCTGAACCAGGCCGCCAAGCAGCGCATTGCGAGGGCGGTGGCGCGCGACGTGCCGGCGGGTTGTTCGCTCATCCTGAACATCGGCACCACCACCGAGGCCATTGCGCATGAACTGCTGCAGCACCGGGGCTTGCGCGTCATCACCAACAACCTGAACGTGGCCGCCATCCTGAGCGACAACCCGGACTGCGAGGTCATCGTGGCCGGCGGCGTGGTGCGCGCACGCGACCGCGGCATCGTGGGCGAAGCCACGGTGGATTTCATCCGCCAGTTCCGGGTGGACATCGCGCTGATCGGCATTTCCAGCATCGAGGACGACGGCAGCCTGCGCGACTTCGACTTCCGCGAGGTGAAGGTGGCGCAGGCCATCATCGAGCACGCCCGCCAGGTGTGGCTGGCGGCCGACCACAGCAAATGGAACCGCGCCGCGATGGTGGAACTGGGCCGGCTGGAACAGGTGGACCGGCTCTACACCGACACGACGCCGCCGGCCGAATTTGCCACCCTGCTGGCCGAGGCCGACGTACAGTGCGTGCTGGCCTAG
- a CDS encoding protein of unknown function (DUF1080) (PFAM: Domain of Unknown Function (DUF1080)), producing the protein MSLFTRSAAVLMLATLAGCAGSGGGAPWTTLVDGNSGLDNFVRSGGEANWSSFDGALQANQGGKDPSYLVSKSSYKDFQMRVEFWSSDDANSGVFMRCQETARITDENCYEANIFDQRPDPTYATGAIVKVAAVAQPAPKAGGKWNTYEITAQGDRLVLVLNGQKTVDVRDSKLASGPFALQWGRGTIKFRKVQIRPL; encoded by the coding sequence ATGAGCCTTTTCACCCGCAGCGCCGCTGTCCTGATGCTTGCCACCCTGGCCGGCTGCGCCGGCAGCGGCGGTGGCGCGCCCTGGACCACCCTGGTGGACGGCAACAGCGGCCTGGACAACTTCGTGCGGTCCGGCGGCGAAGCCAACTGGAGCAGCTTCGACGGTGCGCTGCAGGCCAACCAGGGCGGCAAGGACCCCAGCTACCTGGTCAGCAAGTCCAGCTACAAGGACTTCCAGATGCGCGTGGAGTTCTGGTCCAGCGACGACGCCAACAGCGGCGTGTTCATGCGCTGCCAGGAAACCGCCCGCATCACCGACGAAAACTGCTACGAAGCCAACATCTTTGACCAGCGGCCCGACCCCACCTACGCCACCGGCGCCATCGTGAAGGTGGCCGCGGTGGCCCAGCCGGCGCCGAAGGCGGGCGGCAAGTGGAACACCTACGAGATCACCGCGCAGGGCGACCGCCTGGTGCTGGTGCTGAACGGCCAGAAGACGGTGGACGTGCGCGACAGCAAGCTGGCCAGCGGCCCCTTCGCGCTGCAATGGGGTCGCGGCACCATCAAGTTCCGCAAGGTGCAGATCCGGCCGTTGTGA
- a CDS encoding acyl-CoA synthetase (AMP-forming)/AMP-acid ligase II (PFAM: AMP-binding enzyme) — translation MADTDPRVPLDGLSHVRGPTDVALSDQTVHRLLADAAARWPQREAAVFVEQGQRFNWQQLHDAVETTAAGLWALGVRRGHRVGIWSPNRAEWLLTQFATARIGAVLVNINPAYRLSELEYALNKSGVSLLVTAAAFKGSNYLGLLQNLGVGQAGGTTRLPALASVLRMGDEATAGMRNWHELAALGRDARASLPPESELACHDPINIQFTSGTTGAPKGATLTHHNIVNNAIAVARCMRFSETDSLCIPVPLYHCFGMVLAVLACVATGAKMVFPGEGFEPRATLAAVEDEACTALHGVPTMFIAELDHPEFRLFDLKTLRTGIMAGAPCPVEVMKRVQRDMHMHEVTIAYGMTETSPVSFQSATDDPLDKRVATVGRVLPHLEVKVVDVDGRTVPVGDKGELCTKGYSVMQGYWGEPERTAEAVRGGWMHTGDLATIDAQGYCNIVGRVKDMVIRGGENVYPREVEEFLFRHPKVAAVQVFGVPDARYGEELCAWIITKPGAACTEDELRAFCRDQIAHYKVPRYIRFVQELPVTVTGKPQKFIMREAMARELGLKVVATA, via the coding sequence ATGGCCGACACCGACCCGCGCGTGCCATTGGACGGCCTGTCGCATGTGCGCGGACCCACCGACGTGGCCTTGAGCGACCAGACTGTGCACCGCCTGCTGGCCGACGCGGCGGCCCGCTGGCCGCAGCGCGAAGCGGCGGTGTTCGTCGAGCAAGGCCAGCGCTTCAATTGGCAGCAGTTGCACGATGCCGTGGAAACCACCGCGGCTGGCCTGTGGGCCCTGGGCGTGCGGCGCGGCCACCGGGTGGGCATCTGGTCGCCCAACCGGGCCGAATGGCTGCTGACGCAATTCGCCACCGCGCGCATCGGCGCGGTGCTGGTGAACATCAACCCGGCCTACCGCCTGTCGGAGTTGGAGTACGCGCTGAACAAGTCCGGCGTGTCGCTGCTGGTCACCGCCGCGGCCTTCAAGGGCAGCAACTACCTGGGCCTGCTTCAGAACCTGGGCGTGGGCCAGGCGGGCGGCACCACGCGGCTGCCGGCGCTGGCCAGCGTGCTGCGCATGGGTGACGAAGCCACCGCCGGCATGCGCAACTGGCACGAGCTGGCCGCGCTGGGCCGCGACGCCAGGGCCAGCCTGCCGCCGGAATCCGAACTGGCCTGCCACGACCCGATCAACATCCAGTTCACCAGCGGCACCACCGGCGCGCCCAAGGGCGCCACGCTCACGCACCACAACATCGTCAACAACGCCATCGCGGTGGCGCGCTGTATGCGCTTTTCCGAAACCGACAGCCTGTGCATCCCCGTGCCGCTGTACCACTGCTTCGGCATGGTGCTGGCGGTGCTGGCCTGCGTGGCCACCGGCGCCAAGATGGTGTTTCCGGGCGAAGGTTTCGAGCCGCGCGCCACGCTGGCGGCGGTGGAGGACGAAGCCTGCACCGCGCTGCACGGCGTGCCCACCATGTTCATCGCCGAGCTGGACCACCCCGAGTTCCGGCTCTTCGATCTGAAGACCCTGCGCACCGGCATCATGGCCGGCGCGCCCTGCCCGGTGGAGGTGATGAAGCGCGTGCAGCGCGACATGCACATGCACGAGGTCACCATCGCCTACGGCATGACCGAGACCAGCCCGGTCAGCTTCCAAAGCGCCACCGACGACCCGCTGGACAAGCGCGTGGCCACCGTGGGCCGGGTGCTGCCGCACCTGGAGGTGAAGGTGGTGGACGTGGACGGCCGCACCGTGCCGGTGGGCGACAAGGGCGAGCTGTGCACCAAGGGTTATTCGGTCATGCAGGGCTACTGGGGCGAGCCCGAGCGAACCGCCGAAGCCGTGCGGGGCGGCTGGATGCACACCGGCGACCTGGCCACCATCGACGCCCAGGGCTACTGCAACATCGTCGGCCGGGTGAAGGACATGGTGATCCGCGGCGGCGAGAACGTCTACCCGCGCGAGGTGGAAGAGTTCCTCTTCCGCCATCCCAAGGTGGCCGCGGTGCAGGTGTTCGGCGTGCCCGACGCGCGCTACGGCGAAGAACTGTGCGCCTGGATCATCACCAAGCCCGGTGCCGCCTGCACCGAGGACGAGCTGCGCGCCTTCTGCCGCGACCAGATCGCGCACTACAAAGTGCCGCGCTACATCCGCTTCGTGCAGGAGCTGCCGGTCACGGTCACCGGCAAGCCGCAGAAGTTCATCATGCGCGAGGCCATGGCGCGTGAACTGGGGCTGAAGGTGGTGGCCACCGCCTGA
- a CDS encoding glycerol kinase (PFAM: FGGY family of carbohydrate kinases, N-terminal domain; FGGY family of carbohydrate kinases, C-terminal domain~TIGRFAM: glycerol kinase) — translation MSYILALDQGTSSSRSIVFDARGRIVAMAQKEFRQIFPKPGWVEHDPEEIWSSQLATAREALAKAGLKASDISAIGITNQRETTVVWNRRTGQAIHNAIVWQDRRGEPLCQQLREHGHEDQVRAATGLVLDAYFSATKIRWILDHVSNAHVMAAHGDLAFGTVDSWLMWKLTGGRVHATDVSNASRTMLFDVRHNVWDHELLKLLHVPDSLLPQVFPSSHVFGETDPGLLGAALPIAGVAGDQQSALFGQACFKAGLAKNTYGTGCFMLMHSGTQFARSANGLITTSAAQPTTTPEFALEGSVFIGGAVVQWLRDGLKAIQGSGEVQALAESVPDSGGVMFVPAFTGLGAPYWKADTRGAIVGLTRGSTVAHIARAALESIAFQSAALLTAMSRDAVAHGGAPVAELRVDGGACVNDLLMQFQADLLGIPVVRPQVIETTALGAAYLAGLATGVYASLGQLSEQWQVQRRFLPTLPRERAAELMANWEHAVRQTVAA, via the coding sequence ATGAGCTACATCCTCGCCCTGGACCAAGGCACTTCCAGTTCCCGCAGCATCGTGTTCGACGCTCGGGGCCGCATCGTGGCCATGGCGCAGAAGGAGTTCCGCCAGATCTTTCCCAAGCCGGGCTGGGTGGAACACGACCCCGAAGAAATCTGGAGCAGCCAACTGGCCACCGCGCGCGAAGCCCTCGCCAAGGCCGGGTTGAAGGCCAGCGACATCTCCGCCATCGGCATCACCAACCAGCGCGAAACCACGGTGGTGTGGAACCGCCGCACCGGCCAGGCCATCCACAACGCCATCGTCTGGCAGGACCGCCGCGGCGAGCCGCTGTGCCAGCAGCTGCGTGAACACGGGCATGAAGACCAGGTGCGCGCCGCAACAGGCCTGGTGCTGGACGCCTACTTCTCGGCCACCAAGATCCGCTGGATCCTGGACCACGTGAGCAACGCCCATGTGATGGCCGCGCACGGCGATCTGGCCTTCGGCACCGTGGATTCCTGGCTGATGTGGAAGCTGACCGGCGGGCGGGTGCATGCCACGGACGTGAGCAACGCCAGCCGCACCATGCTGTTCGACGTGCGCCACAACGTGTGGGACCACGAACTGCTGAAGCTGCTGCACGTGCCCGACAGCCTGCTGCCGCAGGTGTTTCCCAGCAGCCATGTCTTCGGCGAAACAGACCCTGGCCTGCTGGGCGCGGCGCTGCCGATTGCCGGCGTGGCCGGCGACCAGCAAAGCGCGCTCTTCGGCCAGGCCTGCTTCAAAGCCGGGCTGGCGAAGAACACCTACGGCACCGGCTGCTTCATGCTGATGCACAGCGGCACCCAGTTCGCCAGGTCGGCCAATGGCCTGATCACCACCAGCGCCGCGCAACCCACGACCACACCGGAGTTTGCCTTGGAAGGCAGCGTGTTCATCGGCGGCGCCGTGGTGCAGTGGCTGCGCGACGGCCTCAAGGCCATCCAGGGCAGCGGCGAGGTGCAGGCCCTGGCCGAAAGCGTGCCCGATTCGGGCGGCGTGATGTTCGTGCCCGCCTTCACCGGCCTGGGCGCACCGTACTGGAAGGCCGACACCCGCGGCGCCATCGTCGGGCTGACGCGGGGCAGCACCGTGGCCCACATCGCGCGCGCAGCGCTGGAAAGCATCGCCTTTCAAAGCGCCGCACTGCTGACGGCCATGAGCCGCGACGCGGTGGCCCATGGCGGCGCCCCGGTGGCCGAACTGCGCGTGGACGGCGGCGCCTGCGTGAACGATTTGCTGATGCAGTTCCAGGCTGATCTGCTGGGCATTCCGGTGGTGCGGCCGCAGGTGATCGAAACCACCGCGCTGGGCGCGGCCTACCTGGCCGGCCTGGCCACCGGCGTGTACGCCAGCCTGGGCCAGTTGTCCGAACAATGGCAGGTGCAGCGCCGCTTCCTGCCCACGTTGCCGCGCGAACGCGCGGCCGAGTTGATGGCGAACTGGGAACACGCGGTTCGCCAGACCGTGGCCGCCTGA